TAGCCAAGACCTCGATGGGGCTGCGGCTGATGTCACTTTGATCTGATCCAAAACGGTTCAACGGAAGtctacacataactcaatcttctccgaagtctatggagagtcaccttcGCTCCTCTAGTacaagaaaataatggtagaacagaagagcttcgagtccacaaactcgggctgaatatcataaaagaatcttgaaatagtattcctgacgccttttggagcctaattctcataatagaagtatgctggcccaatatcctcttcaggcaaagatctgttcactgaccttgacctagTGGCTTTTGATTGGTTTTGGCTTATcaccatgggccatgctcagtgaacacaTCTTTTGCCTGGATGGGCTATTATGTGTGTgcgtgtgccaccatacttctattattaGAATGTGGCAcctgctccaaaagatgtttggataattatttcaagattcctttatgatattcagtccgagtatgtggactcgaagatcttctgttgtaccattattttcttgtACTAGATTGTGGAGATGACTCTCGATATACTtcagagaagattgagttaagtgcagagatggcttggagggcgaacattttgctatgttgtaccattattttaggataatttaCTACGTGAAggccactatggagcgtctgtaatctttagtgtatatgtatctttagtgattgttatgaatgttgaatggtgtaattttcatgtgaattatttttatcttGCAATGGATATATAACGCAGCCATAgagaccaaggagtttgttgatgatttgcattattttcttgaagtgaCCAAAATGAAtaagccagagaacgggttcatatgttatccatgcttccaatgcagtaacaagaaggacgaCACAGTACAGGACTAGATGACACCTGTGCGTAGTCAGACTTAGAGGGTCTTTGGATTTTAGTccagactaaaattcatgtcacatcgaatattcggaggctaattaggaggatcaaatatgagctaattataaaactaattacacagatggaggctaattcctgagacgaatctattaagcctaattaatccatcgttagcacatgtttactgtagcaccacattgtcaaatcatggactaattaggcttaatagattcgtctcacaaattagcctccatctgtgcaattggttttgtaattagtctatatttaatactcatgattagtatctaaacatttgatgtgacaaattttaggagcttctaaagaaacaaacggggGGCCTTAATGCACGATGCCTGAGCATCCACTGGGCGTGCCCTCGTGGATCACGCGCACCAGGACACGGCTTACAAGCTATGATGTGCAGCAGTGGCTCAGATGGCTGACACTAGGACCTTAGAGTAATTGGGTAATTACCATCTAACAACTCGTAGATGCAGCGTCCCTATCTGTCCTTGAACAAATAACAATTGTTTCACAACATTGTCTCCATGGAGGAACAACAATTGTTTAGGCGTCGTCGTGGTTGTAggatgtttttgtttttgtacATTAGTACAAAGCACAGATGCAATGCTCTAGGCATGAATGAAAATATCATACAAAAACATTAGTACAACCCAATGAAAATATTACTAAGGAAATAAAATATGCACATGATTCCATCTGAAAATAATCTAACGCTGTTTCGTCCGAGTAAGGGTAGGTAGGCTCTCTATAAATGCACACATTTGGTAACTGAGGAATGCACGCAGCCGCAAAACAAGTTACAATCTAAAGCAGGATCACTAGTTGTTAGGCATGGACAAAATTGGATTTGTCAATGGTGCTGGCGTCGACGAGGACTCGACTTGCTTGCACGCACAATCACTGGTCTACGCCTACAATGTCACCATGGCCGTCAAGGCGGCTGTCAAGCTCGGCCTCCTCGATGAGCTCAGCGCGGCCGACGGCCGCGCCGTTaccgccgacgagctcgccgcGAAGGTTGTCCAAGCAGAGGACAAGACCGTCTCGGCTGCCTGGATTGGCCGGATCCTCAGGTTTCTCGCGTCCTTCGACGTCGTGAGGTTCTCGGCCGAGAAAGGTGCCGACGGTTCGGTGCTCTGGCGGtactcgccggcgccggcatgCCGCTGGCTCACCAGAAACAATGGCGACGGGTCGCTTGGCCCAATGTCGGTGTTCGCCGTCGACGAGGACAACTTGTCGTCCTGGTGCGTTCTAAGTTCTAACTTCATCATACGTACTGTTATTGTGACTGCAAAAATGCCTCTCTGAATCTTAAATACTTTTCATGAAGGCATTACATAGCCGACGCGGTTGCCGGGGGCGTCAAGCAAACGCCGTTCGAGCTTGCCCATGGGGGGACGCCGGCGTACGAGTACTTTGGAAAGACCCCACGTCTGAGCACGCTGTTCGACCAGGCCATGGCCCAGCAGTCGCTGCTGGTGATCAGGAAGCTGCTCGACCACCCCAAAGTGTTCGCTGGCGTTGGAGTCCTCGTCGACGTTGGAGGCGGCACCGGTGCAACCCTAGCGGTGATCAGAGACCGGTACAAGAACATCAGGGGCATCAACATGGACCTGCCTCACGTCATCTCTGACGCTCCGTCACTTCCAGGTAGCCCTCGTCTATAGGAATGGTACTTGTGTCCATGATGTACTTGCGTGCttaagttttttgttttttctcacTGCAGGCGTGGAACATGTAGCTGGGGATATGTTTGAAAGCGTACCCTCCGGAGATGCAATTCTGATGAAGGTTTGTTTGAATGCTGTTAGATTTCATGTACTTTGCTCTTGGTTTTACGCCATTATTACATGTGACTAGTGCGTGCATGTGCAGTGGATGCTCCATATGATAAGTGACGAGGAGATCATCCGGATACTCAAGAACTGCCACAAAGCTCTCCCGGATAACGGGAAGGTGATCGTCATTCAGAGTGTCCTGCCGGAGACCCCAGAGTCGACTCCAGCTTCGCGAGATTCGTTCACCATGGACATCATCCTTCTCGTCAACTTCAtgggaggaaaggagaggacCGAGCAGGAGTACGCCAAGCTTGCCAGGGATGCAGGCTTTACCGGTGGCTTCCAGTCAACCTACATCTTCTGCAACATTTACGCTCTTGAATTTACCAAGTAGACACCCATGTTTACTGGTGGTTGTGGTAAATTAGAGCTTGCGTGCTCCTGCAGTCTGTATTTTAAGCTTTCGAATAAAACAAGCATCCTCTTGGTGATAATGACATTGGGGACTTCATGGGTGTGATTGATCCTCCTTTTTTGATGTTTAGTTGAATAGTATGTTATTCCACCCATTGAAATAAATATTGTTGCCGGCTTGTGtaatcactactggaaaaccgaccttccatccaacccctttagtcccgattaacATTGCACCCGTGACTAAAGCAATTGGGGACTTCATGGGTGTGATTGATCCTCCTTTTTTGATATTTAGTTGAATAACATGTTATTCCACCCATTGAAATAAATATTGTTGCCGGCTTGTGTAATCACTActggagaactgaccttccatccaacccctttaatcccggttaccTAGTTAACATTGCACCCGTGACCAAAGttcttttagtcccgggtcaaaagtGTGCCACTGAAGATCACCacggggggcggggggggggggggcgcgggggaggggagctttagtcccgttGGGATTACCAACctggataaaagggggggtcttttgggacaaaaggggtggtattttgtcccggttggattttccaaccgggacaaaatgtcCTCTCCTATAAACTCCCTGGACCGAGAGGTCGTCTTCCTCCctcagcccgagccactccactccaccagaga
This genomic window from Setaria viridis chromosome 8, Setaria_viridis_v4.0, whole genome shotgun sequence contains:
- the LOC117866153 gene encoding 3-aminomethylindole N-methyltransferase — its product is MDKIGFVNGAGVDEDSTCLHAQSLVYAYNVTMAVKAAVKLGLLDELSAADGRAVTADELAAKVVQAEDKTVSAAWIGRILRFLASFDVVRFSAEKGADGSVLWRYSPAPACRWLTRNNGDGSLGPMSVFAVDEDNLSSWHYIADAVAGGVKQTPFELAHGGTPAYEYFGKTPRLSTLFDQAMAQQSLLVIRKLLDHPKVFAGVGVLVDVGGGTGATLAVIRDRYKNIRGINMDLPHVISDAPSLPGVEHVAGDMFESVPSGDAILMKWMLHMISDEEIIRILKNCHKALPDNGKVIVIQSVLPETPESTPASRDSFTMDIILLVNFMGGKERTEQEYAKLARDAGFTGGFQSTYIFCNIYALEFTK